The genomic region CCAAGTCGGTCAAGTCGGTGTTGATGCAGCTGTTTggcgacaacaccaacattgAGGGTGTCGACACAGTAAACGCCTGCTACGGCGGCACCAACGCCGTTTTCAACTCTGTCAACTGGATCGAGTCTTCTGCCTGGGATGGCCGCGATGCCATTGTTGTTGCCGGTGATATTGCCCTCTACGCCAAGGGCAATGCCCGCCCGactggtggtgccggtgccgttgCGCTCTTGATTGGTCCTGATGCGCCCATCGTTTTCGAGCCCGGCATGCGTGGCAGCTACATGCAGCACGCCTATGACTTCTACAAGCCCGACCTCACCTCCGAGTACCCCTATGTTGATGGCCACTACTCCATCAACTGCTACTCCGAGGCCCTCGACGGTGCTTACCGCGCCTACTGCAAGCGCGAGGCCCAGCTCACCAAGGGCGTCAACGGCCATGCCAACGGCAACGCCAACGGCGTAACAGACGACATCCTCAAGACTCCCCTTGACCGCTTCGACTACATGGCTTTCCACGCCCCTACCTGCAAGCTCGTGCAAAAGTCGTATGCCCGCCTCCTCTACCACGACTACCTTGCCGACCCTGAGCACAAGGCTTTCGCCGAGGTTCCCGCCGACATCCGCGACATGGACTACAAGAAGTCTCTGACCGACAAGGTTGTCGAGAAGACCTTCATGACCCTCACCAAGAAGCGCTTCCAGGAGCGcgtcaaccccgccatccaggTTGCTACTCTTTGCGGTAACATGTACTGCGCCAGCGTCTGGGGCGGTCTTGCCAGCTTGATCGGCCACGTCGACAGCGCCAACCTCCAGGGCAAGCGCatcgccctcttctcctACGGCTCCGGTCTtgccgcctccttcttctctttccgCATCAACGGCAGCACCGAGACCATTTCCAAGACTCTTGACATTCCCCAGAGACTTGTCGCTCGCCGCGCCGTCCCCCCAGAGACCTACGACTCGGTATGTCTCCTCACCTTTTGACTGTCAGGTAACTATTGCTAACTTGTCTCAGATGTGCGACCTCCGCAAGAAGGCCCATCTCCAGAAGGACTACGTCCCCACCGGCGAGGTGTCCACCATTGCCCCCGGCACCTACTACCTCGAGAAGGTCGACGACATGTTCAAGAGGTTCTACGCCGTCAAGGAGTAAACCAAGGAGTAAAACGAAACAAAAAGCATGGATGATGAATATATACCAAGAGAGGAGGACGTAATATTTTGTGTTCAAAGACAAAAGACAGGAGGCGGCATTACATACCCATAGACGACGACTGGAGGACCGGCCGGATGCCGGTAGTCGGATATTATATTGGGAATGGTACTGGGATACGGGTTGGACGGGACGGGACGGGATAGGAAaggtggggtgggaggacGTAATAGAGCGTTTAATACCATGATTTCATTCTTGCGGTTGTTGGTGTATCATGAGTGTTTTGTTGCCTGAGGTTTGAGCCGGCGttcagggggtggtggtggggcggCTGGAcgtttggtgttgctggatATTGTTGAATGTACGGTCAGGATCGGGTGTCGTGTCGATGGACGATGGGATGGAACGGTTGTATGTTTGAAGTGTCCTGATATCTATTGTGAGTTGTTCTATGGAAATGGGAACATTAAACCTCTTTGTCCTCTGATATCTACTACAACTTTGACttgtctcccccttccttcttgggcttcctcaccggccgtccccccatccacccctcaaactcctcacTAATCACCCACTTTTCCTCGTCTCTCTTCTTGGCCCACCGCTCAAACTCTTCCTGCTCCCTCTTCCAGTGCTCGAGGtcctcgacgaggaagtCAGCGGCGTAGGTGGCGACCTCGGTCGTCCTCTCCATTGGGACAAGGTGGCCATACCCCTCGATGGTGACAGCTTTCACCCTTCCGTTCTTCGCGCCTCCAGAACCGCCCGGACCGACTCCGGTCAGGTCGAGCTTCTCCTGCCGGATGTCGGGCGGGTTGACGTTTGACTCTGAGCCGAAAATCCAGATGCAGCCCGGCCGGAGGTGGGGGAGCTTGTTCGCCGTTGCTGGGCCGCCTTCGGGACGGTAGAAGGGGAAGTCGGGGTTTTTATGCACGACTTCGTCTGCGTCGGGGATGAGATCCCAGTCAAGTTCGTGTttaccccctcccatcaactTCTGACGGATGGGGCGGTAGTAGGTGAAACTCTCCATGTGTTTGGTTGTCAACAGTGTGACTGAGCCAGCAGGGGCATCGGGGTAGATTCTTGTAGGGGTTGGTCGGAGGCCGTGTTCGAGCCAGGAGTTGAACACGCGGGGGTCCCAAGTGCGGTAGAAGGGGTTGGATTGGAAGGCTgatttggcggcggcgagggagggcCAGATGTCGCGGCGGAAGGCGGAGGCTTTCATGGGGGCGAAGCCGTATTTGGGGCCTTTGGATTGGAACCTGGAGAGGACCGGGTCCAAAAgaatgagggaggagaggaggcggggatggaggagggagaggttgactATGATGTTTGCGCCGAAGGAGTGCCCGACACCgatgagggggcgggggagggagtggcgGAAGTGATTGgtcaggtggaggaggtcgcgGGTGTGATCTATCCACGAGGCTATGCGATTGTTAGCACCATGAACAATGGATTGGGTGGAAGTGTGGGCATACGGTCGTTGCCTAGGTTGGCTTCGTTGAGGATGCCGGATTGGCCTTGGTGGGTTACGTCTGCTATCCAGATGCCGCGGATTTGGACGCCGcggctgttgaggagggatAGGAGGTCTTCCCAAAGGGGCTCGTAGAGTTCTTTGGGGAAGCCATTTGCGtgggcggcgatgatggagacgtcgccgggggagggggtgaggttgttgagggggatgtATTGTttgacggcgaggaggaggggttctTCTTGGGAGTGGGCGGTGGCGTGGGGGTATTCGCGGATGTGTTGGGATTCGATGGTATGGTTCTTGATCAGGAATGAAGAGgccattttggcggttggctgggttggaagTGAACAATGAGAAGAAGTGAAGGGTGAGTTTGTGAGATGTGAGGTTGCATATGTAAGTCAAGGATCAGTTTACCCGTTCAGTTTAGTTCGGTTATGTGGCTTGGTCAAGGTGGACGGCAGTCTACGCGAGTGAGAGAGGGTGGTTTTATGTACTGGTTGGCAGTCGTAAAATCACAAGAGAGATTCAATTGATATATGATTCCATCGACCCGCGAATTCCGTATCTCTCTCTCATATGAAGCTCATGTGAGGTTGAGATGCATCAATGCAAGGCAGGCTGTTATAGGTGCCGACCAACAGTGAGGTTCGCTTGGGGAGACCCCAGATGGGAAAGTGCCGAGGCATGCAACGCCCCGCGGGAAAACCAAGACCCACGGCCGCTTCCCCGGATTTAAATTCCGCTCGGCAACGGGACCGGGCCCGGAAAACGGGCAGAAGGGACTTGACTTGTGAAGCCGATGGGTTTGCTTTGTCAGTTGGGAGTGTTTTGTTCCTCAAAGCTTTGAGAGTAGTGC from Podospora bellae-mahoneyi strain CBS 112042 chromosome 4, whole genome shotgun sequence harbors:
- the ERG13 gene encoding 3-hydroxy-3-methylglutaryl coenzyme A synthase (COG:I; EggNog:ENOG503NUD4), with amino-acid sequence MASRPQNIGIKAIEIYFPSQYVEQTELEKFDGVSTGKYTIGLGQTKMSFCDDREDIYSFSLTVVSNLLKKYNIDTNSIGRLEVGTETILDKSKSVKSVLMQLFGDNTNIEGVDTVNACYGGTNAVFNSVNWIESSAWDGRDAIVVAGDIALYAKGNARPTGGAGAVALLIGPDAPIVFEPGMRGSYMQHAYDFYKPDLTSEYPYVDGHYSINCYSEALDGAYRAYCKREAQLTKGVNGHANGNANGVTDDILKTPLDRFDYMAFHAPTCKLVQKSYARLLYHDYLADPEHKAFAEVPADIRDMDYKKSLTDKVVEKTFMTLTKKRFQERVNPAIQVATLCGNMYCASVWGGLASLIGHVDSANLQGKRIALFSYGSGLAASFFSFRINGSTETISKTLDIPQRLVARRAVPPETYDSMCDLRKKAHLQKDYVPTGEVSTIAPGTYYLEKVDDMFKRFYAVKE
- a CDS encoding hypothetical protein (COG:S; EggNog:ENOG503NZIE), encoding MASSFLIKNHTIESQHIREYPHATAHSQEEPLLLAVKQYIPLNNLTPSPGDVSIIAAHANGFPKELYEPLWEDLLSLLNSRGVQIRGIWIADVTHQGQSGILNEANLGNDPSWIDHTRDLLHLTNHFRHSLPRPLIGVGHSFGANIIVNLSLLHPRLLSSLILLDPVLSRFQSKGPKYGFAPMKASAFRRDIWPSLAAAKSAFQSNPFYRTWDPRVFNSWLEHGLRPTPTRIYPDAPAGSVTLLTTKHMESFTYYRPIRQKLMGGGKHELDWDLIPDADEVVHKNPDFPFYRPEGGPATANKLPHLRPGCIWIFGSESNVNPPDIRQEKLDLTGVGPGGSGGAKNGRVKAVTIEGYGHLVPMERTTEVATYAADFLVEDLEHWKREQEEFERWAKKRDEEKWVISEEFEGWMGGRPVRKPKKEGGDKSKL